In Osmia lignaria lignaria isolate PbOS001 chromosome 5, iyOsmLign1, whole genome shotgun sequence, a single genomic region encodes these proteins:
- the Nemp gene encoding nuclear envelope integral membrane protein, with protein sequence MRTVSCFQLILRKINFYKTNKMGKKIIQQSAVIVLFICYLYLSHIESAMIMESTHFLKPEDVYENDKPGLQIFCHNANSKYLIHMWRSLTMHLNTNIDNYDIYDGKSPQEVMEKHDDNQRSWNFNFFSTKRPKKFKMNPFEDVCVGVYVYPSNSHKYRISMTQTPMDISNLILMLLGAMIYWSARKLSGNPIFYYVCGITLGVTTSIIILVYFVSKLLPRGKIMYLMVATGWTMSFYLIQALWDNARLIAVQYREYVTWYILLTSLISFVICYRFGPVTNVRTKKLIEWCLQIAGLIMMYYSSYFHEASFFSCVVIVLLYNFPIVLIRRGRSYWKSMFPDRRRLLTENEYRIEGIKETNKALNELKGYCSSPDCNPWKTVLKLKDPIRFAKFMEGESHLSEDESREYDAEITRIIEECEYTDEEDDF encoded by the exons ATGCGTACCGTTTCATGTTTTCAGCTGATATTACGAAAGATTAATTTCTATAAGACAAATAAGATGGGcaagaaaataattcaacaaagtGCAGTTATCGTTTTATTCATCTGTTATCTTTACTTATCTCATATAGAATCTGCGATGATCATGGAATCAA CACACTTTTTAAAACCAGAGGACGTGTATGAAAATGACAAACCTGGATTACAGATATTTTGTCACAATGCTAATTCCAAGTATTTGATACACATGTGGAGAAGTTTAACA atGCATTTAAATACAAATATAGATAATTATGATATTTATGATGGAAAAAGTCCACAAGAAGTGATGGAAAAACATGATGATAATCAAAGATCTTGGAACTTTAATTTCTTTAGTACAAAAAGACCCAAGAAATTTAAGATGAATCCATTTGAGGATGTATGTGTTGGTGTATATGTGTATCCTTCAAACTCACACAAATACAGAATAAGTATGACACAAACAC CTATGGACATCTCCAATCTGATATTAATGTTACTTGGTGCTATGATATATTGGAGCGCTCGTAAATTAAGCGGAAAtcctatattttattatgtatgCGGGATTACGCTCGGAGTTACTACTTCAATTATAATTCTAGTATACTTTGTTAGCAAACTACTACCAAGG GGTAAAATTATGTACCTGATGGTTGCCACTGGTTGGACAATGAGCTTTTATCTCATCCAAGCATTATGGGACAACGCTCGATTGATCGCAGTACAATACAGAGAATACGTCACTTGGTACATACTGTTAACATCTCTGATCAGTTTCGTAATTTGTTATCGTTTCGGTCCAGTTACAAATGTTAGGACGAAGAAGCTTATCGAATGGTGCTTACAG ATAGCGGGATTAATTATGATGTACTATAGCAGTTATTTTCACGAAGCATCATTCTTTTCCTGCGTCGTAATTGTTCTTCTTTACAATTTTCCAATCGTACTGATTCGAAGAGGGAGAAGTTATTG GAAGAGCATGTTTCCTGACAGAAGGAGGTTGTTAACCGAGAATGAGTATCGTATAGAaggaataaaagaaacgaaCAAAGCGTTAAACGAACTGAAAGGATACTGTTCCAGTCCCGACTGTAATCCATGGAAGACAgttctaaaattaaaagatcCAATCAG ATTTGCCAAATTTATGGAAGGCGAATCGCATTTGTCGGAAGACGAATCACGAGAATACGATGCTGAGATCACAAGAATTATAGAGGAATGCGAGTATACGGACGAGGAAGATGATTTTTAA